The sequence below is a genomic window from Streptomyces sudanensis.
GAGTCCTCGGGGGCGCGGTCCATCCACAGCAGCCGCGCCAGGTGGGGCCGGACCGCCCGGCGCCCGGCGCCCACGCCCTCGACCAGGACGACCGGGTCGGGCGGCAGCCGCCGCGGCGGCCCGAAGCGGCGGGCGTCCCAGTCGTACGGGCGGTACTCCGCCGCCTCGCCGCGCGCGAACCGGTCCAGGACCTGCGTGCGCAGGCGGCCCGTCCAGCCGAACGGCTCGTCGTGCGTGGCGAGGTCGTCGAGGTGGAGGACCGGCGCCCCGCCGAGGGCGTCCGCGAACCGCGCGGCGAACGTCGACTTGCCGGACCCCGCGTGCCCGTCCACGGCGACGAGCCGCACGGGCCCGCAGGACGGCGGCAGGGCGCGCACCCCGGCGGCGAGCGCCCCGAGGCCGGCGCGGTCGGAGTCGGCTGGGGACATGCCGCCACCCTACCGACGCGCCCCGCCGCGCCCGCCGGACGGCCCGGCGGGTCGAGGGAGGCCGCCGGCCGGGGGATACGGGCGCGGATTGCCTGGCGGAGGCGGGGCCCGGCCGCGATAGTGGGCGGCGCCGGACCGTCCTCCTCGCCCACCACGTCCCCGGACCTCAGCCGACCCGACAGGGGAGCACCCGCATGCCCGAACCGACCCCGCGCAGGACCGTGCTGGCCGCCGCCCTGGCCGCCGCCTCCNACNNCGCCGGCCTCGGGGCGCTCGCCTGTCTCTTATACACANNNNNNNNNNNNNNNNNNNNNNCCGCCGGCACCCGCCCTGCCGCGGGCGGCGACCCGTCCGGCGGCACCCTGATCGACAACCGCTTCTGGACCACCCGCGCCGACTGGCGCTCCGGCACCGCCGAGGGCGTCCGCGCCGTCGAGGGCCCCCGCCCCGGCATCGCCATCGGCACCCCCGCCGGCCGCGCCGACCACACCGACTCTNNTNNTNNNNATANGCGTCGGCNNCGGANTANGCCACCTGGANCCCCCCGCCACGCCGTCCCCGCCCCCGCGACCGAGCTGATCGCGTCGTGGAACGCCGACACGCCCGCCGGGACCTGGATCACCGTCGAACTGTCCGCCGGCTACCCGGACGGCACCGACTCGCCGTGGTACGTGATGGGCCGCTGGGCCTCCGGGGACGGCGACATCCGCCGCGCCTCGGTCGACGGGCAGGGCGACGGCCGGACCAGCGTGTGGACCGACACCGTCGCGGTCGACGACCCCGCGGGCGGGCCGCGCCCCACGTCGTACCGGCTCCGCGCCACCCTCCACCGCGCGCCGGGCAGCGGCCGCACACCGACCGTGTGGCGGCTGGGCGCCATGGCCTCCGACGTGCCGGACCGCTTCACCGTCCCCGCCGCCGAGCACCGCACGGTCCGCGAGCTGATCGTCCCGCGCTACTCCCAGAACGTCCACGTCGGCCGGTACCCCGAGTACGACAACGGCGGCGAGGCGTGGTGCAGCCCCACCTCCTCGCAGATGGTCGTCGAGTACTGGGGCCGCCGCCCCACCGCCCGCGACCTGGCCTGGGTCGACCCGGGGTACTCCGACCCGCAGGTCTGCCACGCCGCCCGCGGCACCTACGACAGCCGGTACGAGGGCTGCGGCAACTGGCCCTTCAACGCCGCGTACGCCGCCACCTACGACGGCATGAACGCCGTCGTGACCCGGCTGCGCTCGCTCACCGAGCTGGAGGGCCTCGTCGGGGCGGGCATCCCCGTGATCACCTCCCAGTCCTTCCTGGAGGGCGAGCTGACCGGGGCCGGCTACGGCACCGCCGGCCACCTGATGACCGTGACCGGTTTCACGTCCGGCGGCGACGTGATCGCCAACGACCCCGCGTCCCCCACCAACCAGGCCGTCCGCCGCGTCTACCGGCGGCGCGAGTGGGAGAACATCTGGCTGCGCACGAAGAGGTACGACGCGAACGGCCAGGTCAGGAGCGGCACGGGCGGTGTCTGCTACCTGTTCTGGCCCATGGAGGCGACCCCCGCGCAGCGCGGGGCCCTCGCGGACGCGGGCGTGCGCTGAGGCCGCCGGGGCGGCGGCGGGCGGAGCGTGAGGAACGTCTCTCCCCGCGCGGGCCCGCCCGCTGGCACTGTGGAAGGGCACGGGACCACCACAGCCGCACGACGACAGCGAGATGCCCATGACCGCGAACGCCGCCGCCGCCCCCTTCCTCCGCGCCCGCACCGGAGGCCCCCGGGACGACGGTCCCGAACTGCTCGAGCAGCTCCTCGGCTGGGTCCTCGTCGTCGTCGTCGCCGTCTTCGTCACGCGGGCGGGACTCTTCTGACGTGCGCCGCCCGGCTTCGCCCCGATAGGTGAACGAGCGTTATCGAAGGGTGTCTTCCCGCTGGTGACGGCGGCCACCCGATCGGGCATACTCGTGCCGCCACAGCCGCTGAACTGCCTTTTCCGTGATCCGGAGGCGGTGCCGGTGAAGCAGTCAGATCCGGCGGCGCCGCCCACCCCCTCGCGTGTGCCCGCCCCAGCGCCCGACAGGGAGGAGAGCGCCGCAATGCCCGACCGCGCCCCGCAGCCGGTGGACCGCCAGCTGCCCACGGAGGAGTCCAGGGACCTGATCGCCCTGGTGCGTGACATGGTCCAGAGGGAGATCGCTCCCCGGGCGGCCGAGGAGGAGGAAGCCGGACGCTTCCCCCGCGAGGTCTTCTCCGTACTCTCCGACGCGGGCCTGCTCGGCCTGCCCTACGACTCCGCCCACGGCGGCGGCGACCAGCCGTACGAGGTGTACCTCCAGGTCCTGGAGGAGCTGGCGGCCGCCCGCCTCACCGTCGGCCTCGGCGCCAGCGTCCACACCCTCGCCTGCCACGGCCTCGCCGGGTTCGGCACCAAGGAGCAGCAGGCCGAGCACCTGCCCGCCATGCTCGGCGGCGGCCTCCTCGGCGGCTACTGCCTCTCCGAGCCGTCCTCCGGCTCCGACGCGGCCTCGCTGCGCACCAGGGCCGTCCGCGACGGCGACGACTGGGTGATCACGGGCACCAAGGCGTGGATCACCCACGGCGGCATCGCCGACTTCTACACGGTGATGGCCCGCACCGGCGCCGAGGGCCCCCGCGGCGTCACGGCGTTCCTGGTCCCCGGCGACGCCGAGGGGCTCACCGCCGCCGCGCCCGAGAAGAAGATGGGCATGAAGGGCTCGCCCACCGCGCAGCTCCACTTCGACGGCGTCCGCGTCCCCGACGCCCGCCGCATCGGCGACGAGGGCCAGGGCTTCACGATCGCCCTGTCCGCGCTGGACTCCGGCCGCCTGGGCATCGCCGCCTGCGCCGTCGGCGTGGCGCAGGCCGCGCTCGACGCGGCCGTCGCGTACGCGG
It includes:
- a CDS encoding SCO1431 family membrane protein, which produces MTANAAAAPFLRARTGGPRDDGPELLEQLLGWVLVVVVAVFVTRAGLF
- a CDS encoding uridine kinase family protein, translating into MSPADSDRAGLGALAAGVRALPPSCGPVRLVAVDGHAGSGKSTFAARFADALGGAPVLHLDDLATHDEPFGWTGRLRTQVLDRFARGEAAEYRPYDWDARRFGPPRRLPPDPVVLVEGVGAGRRAVRPHLARLLWMDRAPEDSWLRGRLRDGPAQSAFWDGWTVAEIRHFARDPSLPFAHFLVRECREGYVWLPGRRPNAEAEPAPHAP
- a CDS encoding acyl-CoA dehydrogenase family protein, translating into MPDRAPQPVDRQLPTEESRDLIALVRDMVQREIAPRAAEEEEAGRFPREVFSVLSDAGLLGLPYDSAHGGGDQPYEVYLQVLEELAAARLTVGLGASVHTLACHGLAGFGTKEQQAEHLPAMLGGGLLGGYCLSEPSSGSDAASLRTRAVRDGDDWVITGTKAWITHGGIADFYTVMARTGAEGPRGVTAFLVPGDAEGLTAAAPEKKMGMKGSPTAQLHFDGVRVPDARRIGDEGQGFTIALSALDSGRLGIAACAVGVAQAALDAAVAYAGERRQFGRPVADFQGLRFMLADMATQIEAGRSLYLAAARLRDAGRPFSRQAAMAKLFCTDAAMKVTTDAVQVLGGYGYTADFPVERYMREAKVLQIVEGTNQIQRVVIARHLAGPESR